The proteins below are encoded in one region of Vigna radiata var. radiata cultivar VC1973A unplaced genomic scaffold, Vradiata_ver6 scaffold_450, whole genome shotgun sequence:
- the LOC106754375 gene encoding probable dolichyl-diphosphooligosaccharide--protein glycosyltransferase subunit 3B: MSPFPKLLLLILTVAVSSAMASDDERVSELLSLQSRSKSGVIRLNDQSLSRFLTAVKTPRPYSILLFFDAAQLHDKQELRLTELHNEFSIVASSFLTNNPSNSKLFFCDIEFKESQLSFSQFGVNALPHIRLIGPNMSLKDSEPMDQGDFSRLAESMAEFVEAKTKLSVGPIHRPPVFSRNQLILIAVVIVIWIPFFIKKVITGQTLLHDPKVWLAGSVFVYFFSVSGAMHNIIRKMPMFLVDRNDPSKLVFFYQGSGMQLGAEGFTVGFLYTVVGLLLAFLTHGLVRVRNVSVQRVVMIFALLVSFLAVKQVVYLDNWKTGYGIHGFWPSSWN, from the coding sequence ATGTCTCCCTTCCCGAAGCTCCTATTGCTGATCCTCACGGTGGCCGTCTCCTCCGCGATGGCCTCCGATGATGAAAGAGTGAGCGAATTGCTCTCCCTCCAATCCAGATCCAAATCGGGCGTCATCCGCCTCAACGACCAATCGCTTTCCCGCTTCCTCACCGCCGTCAAAACCCCGCGGCCCTACTCCATCCTCCTCTTCTTCGACGCCGCGCAGCTCCACGACAAGCAGGAGCTCCGCCTCACCGAACTCCACAACGAATTCTCCATCGTCGCATCTTCTTTCCTCACCAACAACCCTTCTAATTCCAAACTCTTCTTCTGCGACATCGAGTTCAAAGAGTCCCAGCTCAGCTTCTCTCAATTCGGCGTCAACGCCCTCCCTCACATTCGCCTAATTGGGCCTAACATGAGCCTGAAGGACTCCGAGCCCATGGACCAGGGCGACTTCTCCCGACTCGCCGAGTCCATGGCCGAGTTCGTCGAGGCCAAGACCAAACTCTCCGTGGGTCCCATCCACCGCCCCCCCGTCTTCTCCCGCAACCAGTTGATCCTCATCGCCGTCGTCATTGTCATCTGGATCCCATTTTTCATCAAGAAGGTTATCACGGGGCAGACCCTTCTCCACGACCCTAAGGTCTGGTTGGCCGGTTCCGTCTTCGTTTACTTCTTCAGCGTTTCCGGGGCTATGCATAACATCATTCGCAAGATGCCCATGTTTCTCGTGGACCGAAACGATCCTTCCAAACTCGTGTTTTTCTACCAGGGTTCTGGGATGCAGCTTGGTGCAGAGGGTTTTACCGTCGGCTTTCTTTACACTGTTGTGGGCCTTCTCTTGGCGTTTCTGACCCACGGGCTTGTCAGGGTTAGGAACGTGAGCGTGCAGCGGGTGGTTATGATTTTCGCGCTCTTGGTTTCGTTTTTGGCTGTGAAGCAGGTTGTTTACTTGGATAACTGGAAGACGGGTTACGGGATTCATGGGTTTTGGCCCTCTAGCTGGAATTGA